Proteins from a single region of Crassaminicella profunda:
- a CDS encoding GerAB/ArcD/ProY family transporter, with translation MNKEVISDKQGIVLMIMFLIGTSTIVVAGLEAKRDFWLAIVIAIFMALPMIFIYARLHYIFYDKDLFDICKICFGKFIGKGIVILYTWYLFHSVTLVILNFGLFVNTVAFMDTPQIIPIISIAILCIWVVKKGMEVMGRWTELILLVFIGLIFIAILLLIPNMNINNIQPILYNGVKPIAKGAISSFSFPFGETVVFTMFFSTFKKKKSSYKIYTIGLLIGGIILLIVSITDILVLGANTASSTYFPSYNTITRISIGSLLQRLEIIVATIYAFGAFVKISIYLLATCKGFTKIFEYTDYRFIVIPVSLLMINLSYFVHDSIMYNMEWTSEIWPYYAIPFQVILPIIIWITAEIKKSSGIFTNRNT, from the coding sequence GTGAATAAAGAAGTCATTTCTGATAAGCAAGGTATAGTTCTTATGATCATGTTTTTAATAGGCACCTCTACAATAGTAGTAGCAGGATTAGAGGCAAAAAGAGATTTTTGGTTAGCTATTGTTATAGCAATATTTATGGCATTGCCTATGATATTTATATATGCTCGTTTGCATTATATTTTCTATGATAAAGATTTATTTGATATTTGTAAAATTTGCTTTGGAAAGTTTATAGGAAAGGGAATAGTTATATTATATACTTGGTACTTATTTCATTCCGTTACATTAGTTATACTAAACTTTGGTCTATTTGTTAATACAGTTGCTTTTATGGATACTCCTCAAATAATACCTATAATAAGTATTGCTATTTTATGTATTTGGGTAGTAAAAAAAGGTATGGAAGTGATGGGAAGATGGACTGAACTTATTTTGCTTGTATTTATTGGCCTTATATTTATTGCAATATTATTATTAATTCCCAATATGAATATTAATAATATACAACCTATTTTGTATAACGGGGTAAAACCAATTGCAAAAGGGGCTATTTCATCATTTTCATTTCCATTTGGTGAAACAGTAGTATTTACTATGTTTTTTTCTACTTTTAAAAAGAAAAAATCCTCTTATAAAATATATACCATAGGTTTATTGATAGGAGGAATCATATTATTGATTGTTTCTATAACTGATATTTTAGTTTTAGGAGCAAATACAGCTTCAAGTACATACTTTCCATCCTATAATACTATAACAAGGATCAGTATAGGGAGTTTATTACAAAGACTGGAGATTATAGTAGCTACTATATATGCATTTGGAGCATTTGTGAAAATAAGTATATATTTATTAGCTACTTGCAAAGGATTTACTAAAATATTTGAGTATACTGATTATCGATTTATAGTAATACCTGTCTCTTTGCTTATGATTAATTTATCTTATTTTGTACATGATAGCATAATGTATAATATGGAATGGACTTCGGAAATATGGCCATACTATGCCATTCCTTTTCAGGTGATTTTACCTATTATTATATGGATTACTGCTGAAATAAAAAAAAGCAGTGGGATTTTTACGAATAGAAATACATAG
- a CDS encoding methyl-accepting chemotaxis protein produces the protein MLILTILLTVLLIISLTFNILILRNIKFTTKKIHPLTNGDFTKKFHTKEMGFLANMGNLLNLLLENMRFLIANVNSSVDHVQKYALTITQNAENINHGAKQNVQVISEIAKNFESQAESVMKAHHYTEKINKDFHVITNKTEDAKKQALSTNDTLHKSIAVFEKLLDIMQQNSHHSLKLTEKFNALEAKTQQINSITDSVNAISEHTNLLALNASIEAARAGDAGKGFAVVANEVKKLADQSAKSSNEIKNLIHTLQDEIKTIAQEIKNDSENVIKNITIADDAKKYFDMIITSTKTTLTTVEDIYHLAIEEVHVISHIQDFMKNVSTASQQNTSFAQEVSATTDEQSIIIEDMFTSLQQLNTMTEEIKNVVYSFVKDYTIDATTQKSINKAMDCLKEAAQNPILWNFDKTSCEKFLNEIIKEHTYFEIINLFNLNGDTIAVGMNDKIDFKDDIYGNYSHREYFKQAIAGKDYISEAYISMDSSNYCLGMAIPLKNQSGEIIGSLMADFALI, from the coding sequence ATGCTTATACTAACAATATTATTAACAGTTTTATTAATCATATCACTCACATTTAATATTCTGATCTTACGAAATATTAAATTTACTACTAAAAAAATTCATCCTTTAACCAATGGAGACTTTACTAAAAAATTTCATACAAAAGAAATGGGTTTCTTGGCTAATATGGGGAATCTATTAAATCTCTTGCTAGAGAATATGAGATTCTTGATCGCAAATGTAAATTCATCCGTTGACCATGTACAAAAGTATGCTCTTACAATCACTCAGAATGCAGAAAATATTAATCATGGCGCAAAGCAAAATGTACAAGTAATATCAGAAATTGCAAAGAATTTTGAATCTCAAGCAGAATCTGTCATGAAAGCTCATCATTATACGGAAAAAATCAATAAAGATTTTCATGTTATTACAAATAAAACAGAAGATGCTAAAAAACAAGCACTCTCCACAAATGATACCCTTCATAAAAGTATTGCCGTATTTGAAAAATTGCTAGATATTATGCAACAAAATTCACATCACAGTTTAAAGTTAACCGAAAAATTTAATGCTCTAGAGGCAAAAACACAACAAATCAATAGTATTACTGATTCTGTTAATGCCATTAGTGAACATACCAATTTATTAGCATTAAACGCATCTATTGAAGCTGCAAGAGCTGGGGATGCGGGTAAGGGATTTGCTGTTGTAGCCAATGAAGTAAAAAAGCTAGCAGATCAGTCTGCAAAATCTTCTAATGAAATAAAAAACCTAATTCATACCTTACAAGATGAAATTAAAACCATTGCACAAGAAATCAAAAATGATTCTGAGAATGTCATTAAAAATATTACCATTGCAGATGATGCTAAAAAATATTTTGATATGATTATTACATCCACAAAAACCACCCTTACTACAGTGGAAGATATTTACCATTTAGCAATAGAAGAAGTTCATGTGATTTCTCATATACAAGATTTCATGAAAAATGTTTCTACAGCTTCACAACAAAATACCAGTTTTGCGCAAGAAGTTTCTGCTACTACAGATGAACAATCCATCATTATTGAAGATATGTTTACTTCCCTTCAACAATTAAACACCATGACGGAAGAAATAAAAAATGTTGTATATTCTTTTGTAAAAGACTATACAATAGATGCTACTACACAAAAATCAATCAACAAGGCCATGGATTGTCTAAAAGAAGCAGCTCAAAATCCTATATTATGGAACTTTGATAAAACATCCTGTGAAAAATTCCTTAATGAAATTATTAAGGAACATACCTATTTTGAAATCATTAATCTATTTAACTTAAATGGAGATACCATCGCTGTAGGTATGAATGACAAAATAGACTTTAAAGATGATATATATGGAAATTACAGTCATAGAGAATATTTTAAGCAAGCCATAGCTGGAAAAGATTATATTTCTGAAGCTTACATATCTATGGATTCAAGCAACTATTGTTTAGGCATGGCTATCCCTCTAAAAAATCAATCTGGTGAAATTATAGGCAGTTTAATGGCGGACTTTGCTTTGATCTAA